The sequence TGGTAGGGATCACCGGCCTCTTCGACATAGCTGACCGGCACCCCATGGGCACTAAAGAAAATATGGGCCTGGTCGGGGTTATCGAGTTTGTTGAGTTCTTGGGCGATGAGGTCAGCCATAGCCTCGGTATAGCCGGGGCGCTCGTACCAGGAAGGGATAGCTGTGTAGACAATACGCTGTAGTGCGGGGTCTTCGAGCCAGAGCCGCTCTAGTAAACGAAAGCTAGAGCCACTGGTGCTGATGGAAAACTGAGGGTAAAGGGGTAGCACCACAAGCTTTTCGATACCGTCACGCTTGATCTGGGCTACAGCCTCTTCGGTAAAGGGATACCAGTAGCGCATGCCGATGTAGATATGAGCCTCGGTGCCCTTGTCGGCCAACACCTGCTTGAGGGCTTCGGCCTGCTCCTCAGTGATGCGGCGCAGGGGGGAGCCACCCCCAATTTGCTGATAGTTTTCTTGGGATTGCTTGGCGCGTGAGCTAGAAATCAACCAGGCCAAGGGTCGCTGGAGCCAGGGAAAGGGCAGGCGAATGATTTCTGGATCGGCAAACAGATTAAACAGGAAGGGGCGAACATCATCGAGTTGCTCTGGCCCCCCTAGATTTAGCAATAAGACCCCAACACGACCCATAGCACTGTAGTGGCTCTAAACTACTTATTCCATATCTCATTTATTCTACAAGCTGGGTGAGCGGTTTCCGACGTCAATGGTGGTCCTGACTACTCTAGATGGGCGATCGCCGAGTTCAATGCCCGCCTGAAGGCCGCCCGACTGAGGCTTCCGATGGAGTAGTGGGGCGATCGCCTCAGCCTGGCGGGGCACCTTGCCGCCAAGACCTGACGGCAGCAAGACGCTCCACTCTGCAGCCGCCAGGTAGCCTCCAGCGCCTTCAAGGCGTTTGCTGACTTCTAGGACTGGGCGCGGGGCAAAGCTGCATTTATTGGAGAGATATGCTAGGAAACATAATAGATTAGGAAGCCCATGCAAACCGTTTACGCTAGACTCTTGTGACTTAACCATTTGAATTAACTATTTTTTGTGCGGCTTTCAAAGCCAGTTTTAGAAGTTTTAAGGGACAAAATAAGCGCAAACAATATCTCAACGTTAGGGACGTTCCATATCAATGAAGATTTTATTGGTTGAGGATGATTCATCAACTCGGGATCTTCTGGTCTTTCATTTGACCGCAGCACGCTACACCGTGGAGCAGGCGGCTGACGGCATTACGGCCCAGGAATTGGCTGACCTGTGGAACTATGACCTGATTTTGTTGGATGTTAATATTCCTCGCTTAGATGGCGTGACCCTGTGCCGCCAGCTGCGTAGCCAGGGCGTATCGACCCCAATTTTGATGCTCACGGCCCAGGCCGAAGACGAAGATGTGATTACGGGTCTTGATGCTGGAGCCGACGACTATGTGACTAAGCCCTTTGAAGTGTCTCAGGTGCTCGCCCGCATTCGGGCTCTGCTCCGGCGAGGAGCCCAGGCATCGACCATTCCCTCGCTGGTCTGGGGGCAGCTCTGCCTTGACCCAACCATGGCCCAGGTCACCTATGGCACCCAGGTGGTGCCCTTAACCCCAAAGGAATACAGCTTACTAGAGCTCTTCTTGCGCCATCCCAAACGGGTGTTTAGCCGCAGCACCATTCTTGACCATCTCTGGACTATCGATGACTCGCCCACTGAGGGGGCTGTGACTAATCTGGTTAAAGACCTGCGCAACCGCCTCAAGCGCAGCGGGGTAGTCGACAATGTGATTCAGACTGTGTACGGCTTGGGCTATCGTCTGCGAGATCTGCCGCCTAGTCTAAACCAGCCAAACGAACATCCTGGGGTAGAAACCTTGGAAGCTGGAGCCACAGACTTGAGCAATGGCGCTGCTGGTAGTACGGCTCTAGGAGCCGATACCACCCTTGACCTGTATTTCCCCGTCACGGCGGCAGCGACAACACTCCAGTCTCTAGAGGCGATCGCCGCTCGGTTTCAAGCGTCGATTCAGCAGCGGCTAACGGTGATCGAAGCGGCGGTGCGATCGCTTCAGGCGGGCAATCTGCCGCCTCAGCAACAGGCGATCGCCCAAGATGAGGCTCACCGTCTGGCAGGAGGGCTGGGCACCTTTGGGTACGAAGAGGGATCGACCCACGCCCGCCAGATTGAGCAGCTCCTGGGAGAACCTAGACCGCTGTCGAGGACAGCGACCGATCAGCTCTCGCGCCGTCTGCTGGCCCTCAAGCAGGCCCTCGCGCTACCGCCTAAGCCAGTCGAGACTGAGGGCAATGGGCTGACCACCACCGCTAGCCCCTGCCACCGCGCCCTGGCCCTGGCCCTAGCGCCTGAGTTAATTAACCAATTGCAGGAGGAGGGAGGCGACCGAGGCTGGTATCTAGAGTGCACGGCCTGCTTGAGCGAAGTTCTGCAAATATTGGCCCAGGGTGGGATTGAGGCGGTGGTGCTCACCCTCGATCAAACGGTCTCCCTGGCCGAGAAGCTGGCCCCCCTGCGAGAGGTCAAGCATCGCTACCCGCAGCTGCCGGTGCTGGTGCTCACAGGCCAAGACAGCCTAGAAGAACGGGTACAGGTAGCACGGCTTCAGGGCGATCGCTATTTGGTGACTCCGGTAACCCCTAGCCAGATTTTCGAAACCCTTGACCACCTCTTACCCCAGTCTCAGGCTCCAGAGTCGCGCGTGATGGTGGTCGACAATGACCCCATTACCCGAGGGGCGATTACAGAGCTGCTGACGCCTTGGGGTTTGCAAGTGACCGAGCTGGGTGACCCTGGCCAGTTTTGGGAGGTACTGCGGCAGGTGCAGCCTGACCTGCTGCTGCTAGCCCTAGAGATGCCCACCTTTAGCGGCATGGACCTGTGCCAGGTGGTGCGCCAAGACTCACAGTTTGGCAACTTGCCCATTTTGATGGTGGCTGCCCACCCTGACACCGTGACCGTGCGACAAGTCTTTGAAGTAGG is a genomic window of Nodosilinea sp. E11 containing:
- the hemH gene encoding ferrochelatase, giving the protein MGRVGVLLLNLGGPEQLDDVRPFLFNLFADPEIIRLPFPWLQRPLAWLISSSRAKQSQENYQQIGGGSPLRRITEEQAEALKQVLADKGTEAHIYIGMRYWYPFTEEAVAQIKRDGIEKLVVLPLYPQFSISTSGSSFRLLERLWLEDPALQRIVYTAIPSWYERPGYTEAMADLIAQELNKLDNPDQAHIFFSAHGVPVSYVEEAGDPYQREIEHCTELIMQALNRPNPYTLAYQSRVGPVEWLQPYTEDAIEQLAQQGVKDLVVVPISFVSEHIETLQEIDMEYREIAHEAGIPGFHRVPALNTHPRFIADMADMVDEALTAPRQLFSDVVQPDKKVKIYPQERSAWGLTPVAEVWNGRLAMVGFLALLLELVSGRGPLHFVGIL
- a CDS encoding response regulator; its protein translation is MKILLVEDDSSTRDLLVFHLTAARYTVEQAADGITAQELADLWNYDLILLDVNIPRLDGVTLCRQLRSQGVSTPILMLTAQAEDEDVITGLDAGADDYVTKPFEVSQVLARIRALLRRGAQASTIPSLVWGQLCLDPTMAQVTYGTQVVPLTPKEYSLLELFLRHPKRVFSRSTILDHLWTIDDSPTEGAVTNLVKDLRNRLKRSGVVDNVIQTVYGLGYRLRDLPPSLNQPNEHPGVETLEAGATDLSNGAAGSTALGADTTLDLYFPVTAAATTLQSLEAIAARFQASIQQRLTVIEAAVRSLQAGNLPPQQQAIAQDEAHRLAGGLGTFGYEEGSTHARQIEQLLGEPRPLSRTATDQLSRRLLALKQALALPPKPVETEGNGLTTTASPCHRALALALAPELINQLQEEGGDRGWYLECTACLSEVLQILAQGGIEAVVLTLDQTVSLAEKLAPLREVKHRYPQLPVLVLTGQDSLEERVQVARLQGDRYLVTPVTPSQIFETLDHLLPQSQAPESRVMVVDNDPITRGAITELLTPWGLQVTELGDPGQFWEVLRQVQPDLLLLALEMPTFSGMDLCQVVRQDSQFGNLPILMVAAHPDTVTVRQVFEVGGDDLIGKPIVGPELVTRVLSRIERSRLRQQIEQMRHHQALYWAQQDTSDPLTQVANSLHFDAFLQQQWERHCQDQAPLSLILCNPDELRAYYKVYGQQAGDAALRRIARTLHRTINPNIDLVARYGDDEFGIVLPNTNLDGALRVVSRMQQAVTDLKIPHPTSEAGDYITLSLGIGGTTPTATLSSSHLIKTADQALKDAKTRGGNTFCLYSMC